From a region of the Haloferax volcanii DS2 genome:
- a CDS encoding thiamine pyrophosphate-dependent dehydrogenase E1 component subunit alpha, translated as MVVLDIETEDGQREALRRMLTIRAFDTKAADLFSDGELPGFVHLYVGEEAVGVGACSALESDDYITSTHRGHGHCIAKGLDPDLMMAELFGKADGYCNGKGGSMHIADVDAGMLGANGIVGAGPPLATGAALTSHLKGEDTVALAFFGDGAVAQGQVHEAVNLAATWSLPAVFLVENNQYGEATPVEKQHNVQNLSETAEAYNIPGFTVDGMDITAVYEAVKEARKRAADGEGPTFIEAETYRYHGHFEGDQQPYRTEEDVAIWKDRDAIETFKRRLVDAGTITEAEFDEMKAEIDQQIEDAVGKAKDAAYPDPSEAYEDMFNAAVPEISDFSSGMRADGGENR; from the coding sequence ATGGTGGTACTAGACATCGAGACGGAGGATGGACAGCGCGAGGCGCTTCGCCGGATGCTCACGATTCGGGCGTTCGACACGAAGGCGGCCGACCTATTCAGCGACGGCGAACTCCCCGGGTTCGTCCACCTCTACGTCGGTGAGGAAGCGGTCGGGGTCGGCGCGTGTTCGGCCCTCGAATCGGACGACTACATCACGAGCACCCACAGGGGACACGGCCACTGCATCGCGAAGGGCCTCGACCCGGACCTGATGATGGCCGAACTGTTCGGCAAGGCCGACGGCTACTGTAACGGCAAAGGCGGGTCGATGCACATCGCGGACGTCGACGCGGGGATGCTCGGGGCGAACGGCATCGTCGGCGCGGGGCCGCCGCTGGCGACGGGGGCCGCGCTCACGTCGCACCTGAAAGGAGAAGACACCGTCGCGCTGGCGTTCTTCGGCGACGGCGCGGTCGCGCAGGGACAGGTCCACGAGGCCGTCAACCTCGCGGCGACGTGGAGCCTCCCGGCGGTGTTCCTCGTCGAGAACAACCAGTACGGCGAGGCGACGCCCGTCGAGAAACAGCACAACGTCCAGAACCTCAGTGAGACCGCTGAGGCGTACAACATCCCCGGTTTCACTGTCGACGGGATGGACATCACCGCGGTCTACGAGGCCGTCAAGGAGGCGCGCAAGCGGGCCGCCGACGGCGAGGGACCGACGTTCATCGAGGCCGAGACGTACCGATACCACGGCCACTTCGAGGGCGACCAACAGCCGTATCGGACCGAAGAGGACGTGGCGATTTGGAAGGACCGCGACGCCATCGAGACGTTCAAGCGACGGCTCGTGGACGCGGGGACGATAACCGAAGCCGAGTTCGACGAGATGAAAGCCGAAATCGACCAGCAAATCGAGGACGCCGTCGGGAAGGCGAAAGACGCGGCGTACCCGGACCCCAGCGAGGCGTACGAAGACATGTTCAACGCGGCCGTCCCGGAGATTAGCGACTTCTCCAGCGGGATGCGGGCCGACGGAGGTGAGAACCGATGA
- a CDS encoding glutathione S-transferase family protein: MNMLYEGEWRTDKFVANNEDGEFERQTTDFRNWVGEDERFPVEAGRYHLYICRACPWAHRTAMTRALKGLEDAISLSLVEPVRIDDGWEFSEDLPDPLYGEEFLRDIYLRADDEFTGRVTVPVLWDKQRETIVNNESREIMRMLDEAFDPLAERDVDLNPDGYEEEVDRLVDEIYEPVNNGVYRAGFATTQEAYEEAVEELFDALDHWDEVLDDQRFLAGDVVTEADIAMFATLIRFDHVYHTHFKCNKKAIHEYDNLWNYTKELYQLPGVAKTVNMDHIVRHYFVSHGDINPKRIYGVGPDLDFDAEHDRDRLPADLPAALTADD, from the coding sequence ATGAACATGCTCTACGAAGGCGAGTGGCGAACCGACAAGTTCGTCGCCAACAACGAAGACGGCGAGTTCGAGCGCCAGACGACCGACTTCCGCAACTGGGTCGGCGAGGACGAGCGGTTCCCGGTCGAGGCCGGGCGGTACCACCTCTACATCTGCCGCGCCTGTCCGTGGGCACACCGCACTGCGATGACGCGCGCGCTGAAGGGTCTCGAAGACGCGATTTCGCTGTCGCTCGTCGAACCCGTCCGCATCGACGACGGCTGGGAGTTCTCCGAGGACCTCCCGGACCCGCTGTACGGCGAGGAGTTCCTCCGCGACATCTACCTCCGCGCCGACGACGAGTTCACCGGGCGCGTCACCGTCCCCGTGCTGTGGGACAAACAGCGCGAGACCATCGTCAACAACGAGTCCCGCGAGATTATGCGGATGCTAGACGAGGCGTTCGACCCCCTCGCCGAGCGTGACGTGGACCTCAACCCCGACGGCTACGAGGAGGAGGTCGACCGCCTCGTCGACGAGATTTACGAGCCGGTCAACAACGGCGTCTACCGCGCCGGGTTCGCAACCACCCAAGAGGCCTACGAGGAGGCCGTCGAGGAACTGTTCGACGCGCTCGACCACTGGGACGAGGTGCTCGACGACCAGCGGTTCCTCGCCGGCGACGTGGTCACCGAGGCGGACATCGCGATGTTCGCGACGCTGATTCGCTTTGACCACGTCTACCACACGCACTTCAAGTGCAACAAGAAGGCCATCCACGAGTACGACAACCTCTGGAACTACACGAAGGAACTCTACCAGCTTCCGGGGGTCGCAAAGACGGTCAACATGGACCACATCGTCCGGCACTACTTCGTCAGCCACGGCGACATCAACCCCAAGCGCATCTACGGCGTCGGCCCCGACCTCGACTTCGACGCCGAACACGATCGCGACCGCCTCCCGGCCGACCTCCCGGCGGCGCTGACGGCCGACGACTGA